Proteins encoded together in one Planctomyces sp. SH-PL14 window:
- a CDS encoding HEAT repeat domain-containing protein, producing the protein MWLNDLAYGRYPDMEKHSAAVKAVRGMGVDAIPILMNRITTTSESPTQLLRSELKRDAQMLQDTQTVSAFEALGPASHSEIPTLIGLLAPQYDAAGESPTEPECWLKYRSSDLAGRVLEVMGAAAVNPLLKALEEKDPRIRFGAVGVLENTYRRSQDDRIVPAILKRLRDEDTQVRWVSARALGSIGVLSETCVPALAECVRNDPEGNVRSYALMALKKFGPRAKVALPAVMAATTDENSDIRSYARDAVKAIQADAPGTR; encoded by the coding sequence TTGTGGCTGAACGACCTCGCCTACGGTCGCTATCCCGACATGGAGAAGCACAGCGCCGCAGTGAAGGCCGTCCGTGGGATGGGCGTGGACGCAATCCCGATCCTCATGAATCGCATCACAACTACGAGCGAGAGCCCGACGCAGCTGTTGCGCAGCGAACTCAAGCGGGACGCGCAGATGCTGCAAGACACACAGACCGTGTCCGCCTTCGAGGCACTTGGACCAGCCTCCCATTCCGAAATCCCGACACTCATCGGTCTACTGGCACCGCAGTATGACGCGGCAGGCGAGTCTCCTACGGAACCGGAATGCTGGCTCAAGTACCGCAGTTCAGATCTGGCCGGAAGAGTGCTTGAGGTCATGGGGGCCGCTGCCGTCAATCCGCTTCTCAAGGCCCTCGAAGAGAAAGACCCGCGGATCCGCTTTGGTGCAGTCGGGGTGCTTGAGAACACTTACCGGCGTTCTCAAGATGACCGGATCGTTCCGGCCATCCTGAAGCGACTGCGAGATGAAGATACTCAGGTTCGATGGGTCTCCGCCCGTGCTCTGGGTTCAATCGGTGTTCTATCGGAAACTTGTGTTCCCGCGCTTGCCGAATGTGTTCGCAACGACCCGGAGGGGAATGTGCGATCCTACGCACTGATGGCGTTGAAGAAGTTTGGTCCGCGAGCCAAAGTCGCTCTTCCGGCCGTGATGGCAGCGACTACTGACGAAAACAGCGATATTCGTTCATACGCGCGCGATGCGGTCAAGGCGATCCAGGCGGACGCACCAGGAACGCGTTAG